One Mus musculus strain C57BL/6J chromosome X, GRCm38.p6 C57BL/6J DNA window includes the following coding sequences:
- the Cnga2 gene encoding cyclic nucleotide-gated olfactory channel yields the protein MMTEKSNGVKSSPANNHNHHPPPSIKANGKDDHRAGSRPQSVAADDDTSSELQRLAEMDTPRRGRGGFRRIVRLVGIIRDWANKNFREEEPRPDSFLERFRGPELQTVTTHQGDGKGDKDGEGKGTKKKFELFVLDPAGDWYYRWLFVIAMPVLYNWCLLVARACFSDLQRNYFVVWLVLDYFSDTVYIADLIIRLRTGFLEQGLLVKDPKKLRDNYIHTLQFKLDVASIIPTDLIYFAVGIHSPEVRFNRLLHFARMFEFFDRTETRTSYPNIFRISNLVLYILVIIHWNACIYYAISKSIGFGVDTWVYPNITDPEYGYLAREYIYCLYWSTLTLTTIGETPPPVKDEEYLFVIFDFLIGVLIFATIVGNVGSMISNMNATRAEFQAKIDAVKHYMQFRKVSKDMEAKVIKWFDYLWTNKKTVDEREVLKNLPAKLRAEIAINVHLSTLKKVRIFQDCEAGLLVELVLKLRPQVFSPGDYICRKGDIGKEMYIIKEGKLAVVADDGVTQYALLSAGSCFGEISILNIKGSKMGNRRTANIRSLGYSDLFCLSKDDLMEAVTEYPDAKKVLEERGREILMKEGLLDENEVAASMEVDVQEKLEQLETNMETLYTRFARLLAEYTGAQQKLKQRITVLETKMKQNHEDDYLSDGINTPEPAVAE from the exons ATGATGACCGAAAAATCCAACGGTGTGAAGAGCTCTCCAGCTAATAACCATAACCatcatcctcctccttctatcAAGGCCAATGGCAAAGATGACCACAGGGCAGGTAGCAG ACCACAGTCTGTGGCAGCTGATGATGACACTTCCTCAGAACTGCAAAGGTTGGCAGAGATGGATACTCCACGCAGGGGAAGGGGTGGCTTCCGAAG gATTGTCCGCCTGGTGGGGATCATCAGAGACTGGGCCAACAAAAATTTCCGTGAGGAGGAACCAAGACCTGACTCCTTCCTAGAGCGTTTCCGTGGGCCTGAGCTCCAGACTGTGACAACCCATCAGGGGGATGGCAAAGGCGACAAGGACGGCGAGGGAAAGGGCACCAA AAAGAAATTTGAACTGTTTGTTTTGGACCCAGCTGGAGACTGGTATTACCGTTGGTTGTTTGTCATTGCCATGCCTGTTCTTTACAACTGGTGTCTGTTGGTAGCCAG AGCCTGCTTCAGTGATCTACAGAGAAACTATTTTGTGGTATGGCTGGTGCTGGATTACTTCTCAGACACTGTTTATATTGCAGACCTCATCATTCGGCTGCGCACAG GCTTCCTAGAACAAGGGCTCCTGGTCAAAGACCCCAAGAAATTGCGAGACAACTATATCCACACTTTGCAGTTCAAATTGGATGTGGCTTCTATCATCCCCACTGACCTCATTTATTTTGCTGTGGGTATCCACAGCCCTGAGGTACGCTTTAATCGTCTGTTACACTTTGCCCGTATGTTTGAGTTCTTTGACCGCACTGAGACACGTACAAGCTACCCCAACATCTTCCGAATCAGCAACCTGGTCCTCTACATCTTGGTCATCATCCACTGGAATGCTTGTATTTACTATGCTATCTCTAAGTCCATTGGCTTTGGGGTTGACACCTGGGTTTACCCCAACATTACTGACCCTGAATATGGCTACCTGGCTAGGGAGTACATTTACTGCCTTTACTGGTCCACACTGACCCTCACCACCATTGGAGAGACACCACCCCCTGTAAAGGATGAGGAGTACCTATTTGTCATCTTTGACTTCCTGATTGGTGTCCTCATCTTTGCCACTATTGTGGGAAATGTGGGCTCCATGATCTCCAACATGAATGCCACACGagcagagttccaggccaagaTTGATGCTGTCAAACACTACATGCAGTTCCGAAAGGTCAGTAAAGACATGGAAGCCAAGGTCATCAAATGGTTTGACTACTTGTGGACCAATAAGAAGACAGTAGATGAACGAGAAGTCCTAAAGAACCTGCCTGCAAAGCTTAGGGCAGAGATAGCCATTAATGTTCATTTGTCCACTCTGAAGAAAGTGCGCATATTCCAGGATTGTGAAGCTGGCCTGCTGGTGGAACTGGTACTGAAGCTTCGTCCTCAGGTCTTTAGTCCTGGAGATTATATTTGCCGTAAGGGGGACATTGGCAAGGAAATGTACATCATCAAGGAGGGCAAATTGGCAGTGGTAGCTGATGATGGTGTGACTCAGTATGCCTTGCTGTCAGCTGGGAGCTGCTTTGGTGAGATTAGTATCCTTAACATTAAGGGTAGCAAAATGGGCAATCGGCGCACTGCCAATATCCGTAGTCTGGGCTACTCAGATCTCTTCTGCTTGTCCAAGGATGATCTTATGGAAGCTGTGACTGAGTATCCTGATGCCAAGAAAGTCCTGGAAGAACGGGGTAGGGAGATCCTGATGAAGGAAGGTCTACTGGATGAGAATGAAGTGGCAGCTAGTATGGAGGTAGATGTTCAGGAGAAGCTGGAGCAGCTGGAGACAAACATGGAGACCTTGTACACTCGTTTTGCCCGCCTGCTGGCTGAGTACACTGGAGCCCAGCAGAAGCTCAAACAGCGCATCACAGTGCTGGAGACCAAGATGAAACAGAACCATGAGGATGATTACCTATCAGATGGGATAAACACCCCTGAGCCAGCTGTTGCTGAATAG